A DNA window from Fragaria vesca subsp. vesca linkage group LG3, FraVesHawaii_1.0, whole genome shotgun sequence contains the following coding sequences:
- the LOC101295024 gene encoding uncharacterized protein LOC101295024 isoform 1 translates to MGEEVRMSEYEGGGSGGDGDEERVSEWETGLPSADDLTPLSQPLIPVELASAFSITPEPCRTSVDVNRASQKTVSTLRGGAHSQAYSSNYKSFDENNDNNNRSDEPMVVEVDETELYGGEGSDSRKSRKVDSPEEADSALRIENSSGGGGGGGDDPSGRAVKRPRLVWTPQLHKRFVDVVAHLGIKNAVPKTIMQLMNVEGLTRENVASHLQKYRLYLKRMQGLSNEGPSSSDPLFASTPVPQSLHESGGGGSGHGEGHGNGHMPMSYPPPGAMMAIPSYMGMPGGYHGFESHPSYNMMQQQYGGMVSYQPHVAPNEK, encoded by the coding sequence ATGGGTGAGGAGGTGAGGATGAGCGAGTACGAAGGAGGCGGCAGCGGCGGCGACGGCGACGAGGAGAGAGTTTCCGAGTGGGAGACCGGGCTTCCGTCTGCTGATGATCTGACTCCGCTGTCTCAGCCGTTGATTCCGGTCGAGCTGGCCTCGGCGTTCAGTATCACGCCGGAGCCGTGCCGGACGTCGGTGGATGTGAACCGGGCGTCGCAGAAGACGGTGTCGACTCTGCGCGGCGGGGCCCACTCGCAGGCGTATTCGTCGAACTACAAGTCGTTTGACGAGAACAACGACAACAACAACCGGAGCGACGAGCCGATGGTGGTGGAGGTGGACGAGACGGAGCTCTACGGCGGCGAGGGATCCGATTCGAGGAAATCGAGGAAGGTGGACAGCCCCGAGGAGGCAGACTCGGCGCTCCGGATCGAGAATTCGTCCGGCGGCGGAGGCGGAGGGGGGGACGACCCGTCGGGTAGGGCGGTCAAGCGGCCGAGGCTGGTGTGGACCCCGCAGCTGCACAAGCGGTTCGTAGACGTGGTGGCCCACCTGGGGATCAAGAACGCGGTTCCCAAGACGATTATGCAGCTGATGAACGTGGAAGGATTGACTCGAGAGAATGTGGCCAGCCACTTGCAGAAGTACCGCCTCTACTTGAAGAGGATGCAGGGTCTGTCCAACGAGGGCCCCTCCTCGTCCGACCCGCTGTTTGCCTCGACTCCGGTGCCGCAGAGTCTACACGAGTCAGGCGGTGGCGGGTCGGGTCACGGAGAAGGGCATGGGAATGGACACATGCCCATGTCTTACCCGCCGCCGGGAGCTATGATGGCTATACCCAGTTACATGGGCATGCCCGGCGGGTACCATGGGTTCGAGTCGCATCCTTCGTATAATATGATGCAGCAACAGTATGGTGGCATGGTGTCGTACCAACCACATGTTGCGCCTAATGAGAAATGA